A stretch of the Cucurbita pepo subsp. pepo cultivar mu-cu-16 chromosome LG16, ASM280686v2, whole genome shotgun sequence genome encodes the following:
- the LOC111777732 gene encoding 60S ribosomal protein L10a has protein sequence MSKLQSEALREAISSIFGDSSEKKRNFTETIELQIGLKNYDPQKDKRFSGSVKLPHIPRPKMKICMLGDALHVEEAEKIGLDYMDVEGLKKLNKNKKLVKKLAKKYHAFLASEAVIKQIPRLLGPGLNKAGKFPTLVTHQESLESKVNETKAMVKFQLKKVLCMGVAVGNVAMEEKQVFQNVQMSVNFLVSLLKKNWQNVRCLYLKSTMGKAYRVF, from the exons ATGAG CAAGCTTCAGAGCGAAGCGTTGAGAGAAGCCATTTCCTCTATCTTCGGTGATAGCAGTGAAAAGAAACGCAACTTTACTGAGACCATTGAACTTCAAATTGGACTCAAGAACTATGATCCACAGAAGGACAAGCGTTTCAGTGGATCAGTGAAGTTGCCCCATATCCCTCGCCCTAAGATGAAGATTTGCATGCTTGGAGATGCTTTGCACGTTGAAGAG GCAGAGAAGATTGGTTTAGATTATATGGACGTGGAAGGTCTGAAGAAGctaaacaagaacaagaaattggTGAAGAAACTTGCCAAAAAATATCACGCCTTTTTAGCTTCTGAAGCTGTTATCAAGCAAATTCCCCGTCTTCTGGGCCCTGGGCTCAACAAGGCAG GAAAGTTCCCTACCCTTGTTACTCACCAAGAGTCCCTTGAGTCTAAAGTAAATGAGACGAAGGCAATGGTTAAGTTTCAGTTGAAGAAGGTTCTTTGCATGGGTGTGGCCGTGGGCAATGTTGCCATGGAGGAGAAGCAAGTTTTTCAGAACGTTCAAATGAGTGTCAATTTCCTCGTTTCCTTGTTGAAAAAGAACTGGCAAAAC GTGAGATGCTTGTACCTGAAGAGTACTATGGGGAAGGCATATCGAGTCTTCTGA
- the LOC111776894 gene encoding transcription factor TGA9-like isoform X2 — translation MASHRVQETAPASTHHHPHNSLLYAINYNNPSSTCEAFDIGELEEAIVLQEHEAKNKLDHHQSKQTFFSGRPAAAAAAAAAATLEMFPSWPIKFQQTPTGMSSRRREESTDESPMTKKPSSSSSSAHQGFIQKQIHPEMILTDVSAQHHSLQQKRKGCGSISTSQKQLDAKTLRRLAQNREAARKSRLRKKQLESSRIKLTQLEQDLQRARTQGLFLGGCGGGGGIVSPGGAMFDMEYARWLEEDHRHTAELRGGLEARLPDVELRMKVDACIWHYDQIFRLKGEAAKSDIFHLIAGIWMSPAERCFLWIGGFRPSDLIKILLSQLDPITEHQVVEIYKLQHSSQQAEDALSQGLDQLHQSLTDTVAGGPVIDGINHMVLAMDKISHLQGFLHQADILRQQTLHQLHRMLTVRQAAKCFIVISEYYTRLRALSSIWSSRPKD, via the exons ATGGCGAGCCACAGAGTCCAAGAAACCGCCCCTGCTTCAACCCATCACCATCCTCACAATTCACTTCTTTATGCAATCAACTACAACAATCCCTCCTCCACTTGCGAAGCTTTTGATATTGGAGAATTGGAAGAAGCAATTGTGTTACAAGAACACGAAGCTAAGAACAAACTGGATCATCACCAATCCAAACAAA CCTTTTTCTCAGGCAGgcctgctgctgctgctgctgctgccgcTGCTGCTACTCTGGAAATGTTCCCTTCTTGGCCAATCAAATTCCAACAAACTCCCACA GGAATGAGTTCGAGACGAAGAGAAGAGAGCACTGATGAATCTCCCATGACTAAAaagccttcttcttcttcttcttcagctcaTCAGGGCTTCATTCAGAAGCAGATTCACCCTGAAATGATACTCACTGATGTTTCAGCTCAACATCACTCCCTTCAACAAAAG AGAAAGGGATGTGGTTCGATTTCAACATCACAGAAGCAACTTGATGCTAAG ACATTGAGACGTTTAGCTCAGAATAGAGAGGCTGCCAGGAAGAGTCGCCTAAGGAAAAAG CAACTTGAGAGCAGTAGAATCAAGCTCACGCAGCTTGAACAAGACCTTCAACGGGCACGAACTCAg GGTTTGTTTCTTGGTGGCtgcggtggcggcggcggcattGTCAGCCCAG GAGGTGCAATGTTTGACATGGAATATGCAAGGTGGTTGGAAGAGGACCACCGGCACACGGCGGAGCTGCGGGGGGGACTGGAGGCACGCCTACCGGACGTGGAGCTGAGAATGAAAGTAGACGCATGCATTTGGCATTACGACCAAATTTTCCGGCTGAAAGGAGAGGCTGCTAAGTCCGACATCTTCCATCTCATCGCCGGCATCTGGATGTCTCCGGCCGAGCGTTGCTTCCTTTGGATTGGTGGATTCCGGCCCTCCGATCTCATCAag ATTTTGCTGTCACAATTGGACCCAATCACAGAACACCAAGTGGTGGAAATTTACAAGCTACAGCATTCGTCACAGCAGGCTGAAGATGCTTTATCCCAAGGCCTTGATCAGCTCCATCAGTCCTTGACGGACACCGTAGCCGGCGGTCCGGTCATCGACGGCATCAACCACATGGTTTTGGCCATGGACAAGATCTCTCATCTCCAAGGCTTTCTCCATCAG GCGGATATTTTAAGACAACAAACGCTTCACCAATTGCATAGGATGCTCACCGTCCGACAAGCAGCCAAATGTTTTATAGTCATTAGTGAATATTACACTAGATTACGAGCCCTAAGCTCCATATGGTCCTCTCGTCCAAAGGACTAA
- the LOC111776894 gene encoding transcription factor TGA9-like isoform X1, whose amino-acid sequence MASHRVQETAPASTHHHPHNSLLYAINYNNPSSTCEAFDIGELEEAIVLQEHEAKNKLDHHQSKQTFFSGRPAAAAAAAAAATLEMFPSWPIKFQQTPTGMSSRRREESTDESPMTKKPSSSSSSAHQGFIQKQIHPEMILTDVSAQHHSLQQKRKGCGSISTSQKQLDAKTLRRLAQNREAARKSRLRKKAYVQQLESSRIKLTQLEQDLQRARTQGLFLGGCGGGGGIVSPGGAMFDMEYARWLEEDHRHTAELRGGLEARLPDVELRMKVDACIWHYDQIFRLKGEAAKSDIFHLIAGIWMSPAERCFLWIGGFRPSDLIKILLSQLDPITEHQVVEIYKLQHSSQQAEDALSQGLDQLHQSLTDTVAGGPVIDGINHMVLAMDKISHLQGFLHQADILRQQTLHQLHRMLTVRQAAKCFIVISEYYTRLRALSSIWSSRPKD is encoded by the exons ATGGCGAGCCACAGAGTCCAAGAAACCGCCCCTGCTTCAACCCATCACCATCCTCACAATTCACTTCTTTATGCAATCAACTACAACAATCCCTCCTCCACTTGCGAAGCTTTTGATATTGGAGAATTGGAAGAAGCAATTGTGTTACAAGAACACGAAGCTAAGAACAAACTGGATCATCACCAATCCAAACAAA CCTTTTTCTCAGGCAGgcctgctgctgctgctgctgctgccgcTGCTGCTACTCTGGAAATGTTCCCTTCTTGGCCAATCAAATTCCAACAAACTCCCACA GGAATGAGTTCGAGACGAAGAGAAGAGAGCACTGATGAATCTCCCATGACTAAAaagccttcttcttcttcttcttcagctcaTCAGGGCTTCATTCAGAAGCAGATTCACCCTGAAATGATACTCACTGATGTTTCAGCTCAACATCACTCCCTTCAACAAAAG AGAAAGGGATGTGGTTCGATTTCAACATCACAGAAGCAACTTGATGCTAAG ACATTGAGACGTTTAGCTCAGAATAGAGAGGCTGCCAGGAAGAGTCGCCTAAGGAAAAAG GCTTACGTACAGCAACTTGAGAGCAGTAGAATCAAGCTCACGCAGCTTGAACAAGACCTTCAACGGGCACGAACTCAg GGTTTGTTTCTTGGTGGCtgcggtggcggcggcggcattGTCAGCCCAG GAGGTGCAATGTTTGACATGGAATATGCAAGGTGGTTGGAAGAGGACCACCGGCACACGGCGGAGCTGCGGGGGGGACTGGAGGCACGCCTACCGGACGTGGAGCTGAGAATGAAAGTAGACGCATGCATTTGGCATTACGACCAAATTTTCCGGCTGAAAGGAGAGGCTGCTAAGTCCGACATCTTCCATCTCATCGCCGGCATCTGGATGTCTCCGGCCGAGCGTTGCTTCCTTTGGATTGGTGGATTCCGGCCCTCCGATCTCATCAag ATTTTGCTGTCACAATTGGACCCAATCACAGAACACCAAGTGGTGGAAATTTACAAGCTACAGCATTCGTCACAGCAGGCTGAAGATGCTTTATCCCAAGGCCTTGATCAGCTCCATCAGTCCTTGACGGACACCGTAGCCGGCGGTCCGGTCATCGACGGCATCAACCACATGGTTTTGGCCATGGACAAGATCTCTCATCTCCAAGGCTTTCTCCATCAG GCGGATATTTTAAGACAACAAACGCTTCACCAATTGCATAGGATGCTCACCGTCCGACAAGCAGCCAAATGTTTTATAGTCATTAGTGAATATTACACTAGATTACGAGCCCTAAGCTCCATATGGTCCTCTCGTCCAAAGGACTAA
- the LOC111777545 gene encoding CEN-like protein 2 isoform X2 yields MSDPLVVGRVVGDVIDAFSPTVKMTVTYHSNKKVSNGHELLPNLITLKPKVEVLGGDLRSFFTLVMTDPDVPGPSDPYLREHLHWIVTDIPGTTDSTFGKEVVKYEVPSPNVGIHRFVFLLYKQTRRQTVKPPAASASRDGFNARRFAEENGLGLPVAAVYFNAQRATAARRR; encoded by the exons ATGTCGGATCCTCTCGTGGTCGGAAGAGTGGTCGGAGATGTCATCGACGCCTTCTCCCCAACCGTAAAGATGACTGTCACTTACCATTCAAACAAGAAGGTGTCCAATGGGCACGAGCTGCTTCCAAATCTTATAACCCTAAAACCTAAGGTTGAGGTTCTTGGTGGTGACCTTAGATCCTTCTTCACATTG GTGATGACCGATCCAGATGTTCCTGGTCCGAGTGATCCTTACTTGAGAGagcatctccattg GATAGTGACAGACATCCCAGGAACGACAGATTCCACTTTTG GGAAAGAAGTAGTGAAATATGAAGTTCCAAGTCCAAACGTAGGGATCCATAGATTCGTGTTCCTTCTATACAAGCAGACACGAAGGCAAACAGTGAAGCCACCAGCTGCTTCAGCTTCAAGAGATGGGTTCAATGCAAGAAGATTTGCAGAAGAGAATGGTCTTGGCCTGCCTGTGGCTGCAGTCTATTTCAATGCTCAAAGGGCTACGGCCGCCAGaagaagataa
- the LOC111777545 gene encoding CEN-like protein 2 isoform X1: MAMAKMSDPLVVGRVVGDVIDAFSPTVKMTVTYHSNKKVSNGHELLPNLITLKPKVEVLGGDLRSFFTLVMTDPDVPGPSDPYLREHLHWIVTDIPGTTDSTFGKEVVKYEVPSPNVGIHRFVFLLYKQTRRQTVKPPAASASRDGFNARRFAEENGLGLPVAAVYFNAQRATAARRR, translated from the exons ATGGCGATGGCAAAGATGTCGGATCCTCTCGTGGTCGGAAGAGTGGTCGGAGATGTCATCGACGCCTTCTCCCCAACCGTAAAGATGACTGTCACTTACCATTCAAACAAGAAGGTGTCCAATGGGCACGAGCTGCTTCCAAATCTTATAACCCTAAAACCTAAGGTTGAGGTTCTTGGTGGTGACCTTAGATCCTTCTTCACATTG GTGATGACCGATCCAGATGTTCCTGGTCCGAGTGATCCTTACTTGAGAGagcatctccattg GATAGTGACAGACATCCCAGGAACGACAGATTCCACTTTTG GGAAAGAAGTAGTGAAATATGAAGTTCCAAGTCCAAACGTAGGGATCCATAGATTCGTGTTCCTTCTATACAAGCAGACACGAAGGCAAACAGTGAAGCCACCAGCTGCTTCAGCTTCAAGAGATGGGTTCAATGCAAGAAGATTTGCAGAAGAGAATGGTCTTGGCCTGCCTGTGGCTGCAGTCTATTTCAATGCTCAAAGGGCTACGGCCGCCAGaagaagataa
- the LOC111777543 gene encoding uncharacterized protein LOC111777543 isoform X1, whose product MVSRFAVVLLIGFLGMFYQAKQLPPPQINGSSSSQDLPVSSHKIKLSDGRYLAYREKGVSKDESKFRIIVCHGFGSSKDMTILASQDLIVELGIYFLLYDRPGYGESDPNPNSSVENEAYDIQELADQLQIGSRFYMIGVSMGSYAAWSCLKHIPHRLAGTALIVPLVNYQWPSLPYSLIKEDYRRKFLNLGLWLSTYVPGLLHWWVTQNWIPSTSVLEKNPIFFNERDIDILKTIPGFPMLSKRSLKEQRVFDTLRSDFMMAFGEWEFDPLKLSNPYGENESSVHIWQGYEDKVVPVQLQRYVSGQLPWIQYHEVPDGGHLIIHYKGLFDTILRAVLVGEEPVCYRPKSVS is encoded by the exons ATGGTCTCGAGATTTGCTGTTGTGTTGCTGATTGGTTTTTTGGGGATGTTTTATCAGGCCAAGCAGCTCCCTCCCCCTCAAATTAAtggctcttcttcttctcaggATCTTCCTGTTTCTTCTCACAAAATCAAACTCAGTGATGGAAGGTACCTTGCTTACAGAGAGAAGGGCGTTTCTAAGGACGAATCTAAATTCAGAATCATTGTCTGCCATGGCTTTGGAAGCTCCAAAGACATGACTATTTTGGCATCTCAA GATCTGATTGTTGAGTTGGGGATTTACTTTTTGCTCTATGATCGGCCTGGATATGGTGAAAGTGATCCAAACCCCAATAGCTCAGTTGAGAATGAAGCTTATGACATTCAAGAACTGGCTGATCAGTTGCAAATTGGATCGAGATTTTATATGATCGGCGTGTCGATGGGGTCGTATGCGGCGTGGAGTTGTCTCAAACACATACCACACAG GTTAGCAGGCACAGCTCTTATAGTCCCTTTGGTGAACTATCAGTGGCCTTCACTTCCATATAGCCTAATAAAAGAGGATTACAGGAGAAAGTTCTTAAACTTAGGCTTGTGGCTTTCAACCTATGTCCCTGGGCTGCTACACTGGTGGGTGACTCAGAATTGGATTCCTTCAACTTCGGTACTCGAAAAGAATCCGATATTCTTCAACGAACGAGACATCGACATCTTAAAGACGATTCCAGGCTTCCCAATGCTATCCAAG AGGAGTTTAAAGGAGCAACGCGTTTTCGACACCCTTCGAAGTGATTTCATGATGGCATTTGGTGAATGGGAATTCGATCCGCTTAAACTAAGTAACCCGTACGGTGAAAACGAAAGCTCGGTTCATATATGGCAAGGTTACGAGGACAAAGTTGTGCCAGTCCAACTCCAAAGATATGTTTCAGGGCAGCTTCCATGGATTCAGTACCATGAAGTCCCTGATGGTGGGCATTTGATTATTCATTACAAAGGCTTGTTTGACACCATTTTAAGAGCAGTTCTAGTTGGAGAAGAACCAGTTTGTTACAGACCAAAATCTGTGTCTTAG
- the LOC111777543 gene encoding uncharacterized protein LOC111777543 isoform X2 translates to MTILASQDLIVELGIYFLLYDRPGYGESDPNPNSSVENEAYDIQELADQLQIGSRFYMIGVSMGSYAAWSCLKHIPHRLAGTALIVPLVNYQWPSLPYSLIKEDYRRKFLNLGLWLSTYVPGLLHWWVTQNWIPSTSVLEKNPIFFNERDIDILKTIPGFPMLSKRSLKEQRVFDTLRSDFMMAFGEWEFDPLKLSNPYGENESSVHIWQGYEDKVVPVQLQRYVSGQLPWIQYHEVPDGGHLIIHYKGLFDTILRAVLVGEEPVCYRPKSVS, encoded by the exons ATGACTATTTTGGCATCTCAA GATCTGATTGTTGAGTTGGGGATTTACTTTTTGCTCTATGATCGGCCTGGATATGGTGAAAGTGATCCAAACCCCAATAGCTCAGTTGAGAATGAAGCTTATGACATTCAAGAACTGGCTGATCAGTTGCAAATTGGATCGAGATTTTATATGATCGGCGTGTCGATGGGGTCGTATGCGGCGTGGAGTTGTCTCAAACACATACCACACAG GTTAGCAGGCACAGCTCTTATAGTCCCTTTGGTGAACTATCAGTGGCCTTCACTTCCATATAGCCTAATAAAAGAGGATTACAGGAGAAAGTTCTTAAACTTAGGCTTGTGGCTTTCAACCTATGTCCCTGGGCTGCTACACTGGTGGGTGACTCAGAATTGGATTCCTTCAACTTCGGTACTCGAAAAGAATCCGATATTCTTCAACGAACGAGACATCGACATCTTAAAGACGATTCCAGGCTTCCCAATGCTATCCAAG AGGAGTTTAAAGGAGCAACGCGTTTTCGACACCCTTCGAAGTGATTTCATGATGGCATTTGGTGAATGGGAATTCGATCCGCTTAAACTAAGTAACCCGTACGGTGAAAACGAAAGCTCGGTTCATATATGGCAAGGTTACGAGGACAAAGTTGTGCCAGTCCAACTCCAAAGATATGTTTCAGGGCAGCTTCCATGGATTCAGTACCATGAAGTCCCTGATGGTGGGCATTTGATTATTCATTACAAAGGCTTGTTTGACACCATTTTAAGAGCAGTTCTAGTTGGAGAAGAACCAGTTTGTTACAGACCAAAATCTGTGTCTTAG
- the LOC111777544 gene encoding protein ABSCISIC ACID-INSENSITIVE 5-like isoform X1, with translation MENSGFGLMISESEAGIQPSSDSRDNFLCSLNKRDSVLSLTLDEIKCKSGKNFGGMSMDEFLANIWNVEDIQSQFHSQLQTNENEPQNRPFMAVNDSRPALYEQGSISIPIPLCGKTVDEIWSEIHKDEQHPHRQKFINVQENACQSQQALGEMTLEDFLVKAGVVQEASSSCSMKQQQQQACSLNNLGLSLSYQQNDAARIRNMSGNCFSTYQMLTPSVGEPSDSSSIQKCQSLTDWAEPSNKKRIVDGPTEVVVQRRQRRMIKNRESAARSRARKQAYTVELEAELKQLKEENVKLKQIMAEAERKRKQEILQRKPEKRQKPTQRLMTMKRNASTGW, from the exons ATGGAGAATTCTGGGTTTGGGCTAATGATATCAGAATCAGAAGCAGGAATACAGCCATCGTCAGATTCAAGAGACAATTTCTTGTGTTCACTGAATAAACGCGACTCTGTTTTGTCGCTGACACTTGATGAAATCAAGTGCAAAAGTGGGAAGAATTTTGGGGGTATGAGTATGGACGAGTTTCTTGCTAATATCTGGAATGTTGAAGATATTCAAAGCCAATTTCATTCACAATTACAAACCAATGAAAATGAACCTCAAAATCGCCCTTTCATGGCTGTCAATGATTCAAGGCCAGCCCTGTATGAACAGGGCTCTATTTCTATCCCCATTCCACTTTGTGGCAAGACTGTGGATGAGATATGGTCTGAGATTCATAAAGATGAACAGCACCCACATCGCCAAAAGTTCATAAATGTTCAGGAAAACGCTTGCCAAAGCCAGCAAGCTTTAGGAGAAATGACTTTGGAAGATTTCTTGGTGAAAGCTGGAGTGGTTCAAGAAGCATCCTCTTCTTGTTCAatgaagcagcagcagcagcaggcATGTTCTTTAAATAACTTGGGGCTTTCATTGTCTTATCAACAGAATGATGCTGCAAGAATCAGAAATATGTCTGGGAATTGCTTTTCAACTTACCAAATGCTCACCCCATCAGTTGGGGAACCATCTGATAGCAGCTCAATTCAGAAATGCCAAAGCTTGACTGATTGGGCTGAGCCTAGCAACAAGAAGAGGATAGTTGATGGCCCCACAGAAGTTGTGGTGCAGCGGAGACAGCGCAGGATGATCAAGAATCGGGAGTCGGCTGCTCGATCTCGGGCTAGAAAGCAG GCATACACAGTGGAGTTGGAAGCAGAACTGAAACAGCTTAAAGAAGAGAATGTAAAACTAAAGCAAATCATG GCTGAAgcagagaggaaaagaaagcaagag ATACTGCAGAGGAAGCCTGAAAAGAGACAGAAGCCAACACAAAGGTTGATGACGATGAAGAGGAATGCAAGCACGGGTTGGTGA
- the LOC111777544 gene encoding protein ABSCISIC ACID-INSENSITIVE 5-like isoform X2 — translation MENSGFGLMISESEAGIQPSSDSRDNFLCSLNKRDSVLSLTLDEIKCKSGKNFGGMSMDEFLANIWNVEDIQSQFHSQLQTNENEPQNRPFMAVNDSRPALYEQGSISIPIPLCGKTVDEIWSEIHKDEQHPHRQKFINVQENACQSQQALGEMTLEDFLVKAGVVQEASSSCSMKQQQQQACSLNNLGLSLSYQQNDAARIRNMSGNCFSTYQMLTPSVGEPSDSSSIQKCQSLTDWAEPSNKKRIVDGPTEVVVQRRQRRMIKNRESAARSRARKQAYTVELEAELKQLKEENVKLKQIMILQRKPEKRQKPTQRLMTMKRNASTGW, via the exons ATGGAGAATTCTGGGTTTGGGCTAATGATATCAGAATCAGAAGCAGGAATACAGCCATCGTCAGATTCAAGAGACAATTTCTTGTGTTCACTGAATAAACGCGACTCTGTTTTGTCGCTGACACTTGATGAAATCAAGTGCAAAAGTGGGAAGAATTTTGGGGGTATGAGTATGGACGAGTTTCTTGCTAATATCTGGAATGTTGAAGATATTCAAAGCCAATTTCATTCACAATTACAAACCAATGAAAATGAACCTCAAAATCGCCCTTTCATGGCTGTCAATGATTCAAGGCCAGCCCTGTATGAACAGGGCTCTATTTCTATCCCCATTCCACTTTGTGGCAAGACTGTGGATGAGATATGGTCTGAGATTCATAAAGATGAACAGCACCCACATCGCCAAAAGTTCATAAATGTTCAGGAAAACGCTTGCCAAAGCCAGCAAGCTTTAGGAGAAATGACTTTGGAAGATTTCTTGGTGAAAGCTGGAGTGGTTCAAGAAGCATCCTCTTCTTGTTCAatgaagcagcagcagcagcaggcATGTTCTTTAAATAACTTGGGGCTTTCATTGTCTTATCAACAGAATGATGCTGCAAGAATCAGAAATATGTCTGGGAATTGCTTTTCAACTTACCAAATGCTCACCCCATCAGTTGGGGAACCATCTGATAGCAGCTCAATTCAGAAATGCCAAAGCTTGACTGATTGGGCTGAGCCTAGCAACAAGAAGAGGATAGTTGATGGCCCCACAGAAGTTGTGGTGCAGCGGAGACAGCGCAGGATGATCAAGAATCGGGAGTCGGCTGCTCGATCTCGGGCTAGAAAGCAG GCATACACAGTGGAGTTGGAAGCAGAACTGAAACAGCTTAAAGAAGAGAATGTAAAACTAAAGCAAATCATG ATACTGCAGAGGAAGCCTGAAAAGAGACAGAAGCCAACACAAAGGTTGATGACGATGAAGAGGAATGCAAGCACGGGTTGGTGA
- the LOC111776728 gene encoding beta-1,6-galactosyltransferase GALT29A, whose translation MKRTVRPVFSVLLFLTFAVTLICRLIFRRGLSFFEMETNVISPRSPAFMFNSTLLKFASVDLGEAQSKREIEQLLEGKFGGPRTYKTFATWRRFNHYDMKARPSNSFPVTFRSPAFYRHWLDFRRALSGWVRRKGFTTDIMPELVRLIKAPLDRHNGLVGSDQRYSSCAVVGNSGILLNSDYGKLIDSHEIVIRLNNAKTNKYESKVGSKTSVSFINSNILHLCARREGCFCHPYGPNVPTIMYICQPVHFMDYTVCNSSHKSPLLITDPSFDALCSRIVKYYSIKRFVEVTGKSLEEWSSAHEGPLFHYSSGMQAVMLAVGICDKVSIFGFGKLASARHHYHTNQKAELGLHDYEAEYAFYYDLIARPQRIPFLSDKFKIPPTVLYR comes from the coding sequence ATGAAGCGCACGGTCCGTCCAGTGTTCAGCGTGCTGCTGTTCCTTACCTTTGCCGTCACTCTCATCTGCCGCCTCATCTTCCGCCGCGGCCTCAGTTTCTTTGAGATGGAAACTAATGTAATCTCTCCAAGATCTCCAGCATTCATGTTCAATTCCACACTGCTGAAATTTGCTTCGGTTGATTTGGGAGAGGCTCAGTCGAAGCGAGAGATAGAGCAGTTATTGGAGGGGAAATTTGGTGGTCCGAGGACGTACAAGACTTTCGCTACTTGGCGAAGATTCAATCACTATGACATGAAAGCGAGGCCCTCGAATAGCTTTCCAGTGACATTCCGCTCTCCAGCTTTCTACCGACATTGGTTGGATTTCAGGCGGGCATTGAGTGGCTGGGTGAGAAGAAAAGGGTTTACGACGGATATAATGCCAGAACTGGTAAGGCTTATCAAAGCCCCACTGGACAGGCACAACGGGTTGGTGGGTTCAGATCAACGGTATTCATCATGTGCCGTCGTGGGAAACAGTGGAATCCTATTGAACAGTGATTATGGGAAGCTAATTGACAGCCATGAGATTGTTATTCGATTGAACaatgcaaaaacaaacaagtaTGAGAGCAAAGTTGGGTCCAAAACCAGCGTTTCTTTCATCAATAGCAACATCTTGCACCTTTGTGCCAGAAGAGAAGGGTGTTTTTGCCATCCTTATGGGCCAAACGTGCCGACAATCATGTACATTTGTCAACCTGTACATTTCATGGACTACACTGTCTGCAACAGTTCCCATAAATCCCCGCTGCTGATAACAGATCCAAGTTTTGATGCTCTGTGCTCTAGGATTGTAAAGTATTACTCAATCAAACGCTTTGTGGAGGTGACAGGGAAATCGTTGGAAGAATGGAGCTCAGCCCACGAAGGCCCCTTATTCCACTATTCTTCTGGCATGCAAGCCGTTATGTTGGCCGTAGGAATTTGTGACAAAGTAAGCATATTTGGGTTTGGGAAATTGGCTTCAGCAAGGCACCATTATCACACAAACCAGAAGGCCGAACTGGGTTTACACGATTATGAGGCAGAGTATGCTTTCTATTACGATTTGATTGCTAGGCCACAGAGAATACCTTTCTTGTCGGACAAGTTCAAGATACCTCCTACGGTTTTATATCGATGA
- the LOC111777888 gene encoding zinc finger A20 and AN1 domain-containing stress-associated protein 3-like, giving the protein MAEEHRCQAPKLCVNNCGFFGSPATRDLCSKCYRDLQMKEQQSSSAKLALNQTLTSAVSSSSFSDAALLDLKPASTEANQPLVEVAEKAQTRAEVAPEPAQQQPSRCMTCRRRVGLTGFKCRCGMVYCGTHRYPEQHGCEFDFKQMGKDQIAKANPVVKGEKLQKI; this is encoded by the coding sequence ATGGCGGAAGAACATCGATGCCAAGCGCCGAAGCTCTGCGTTAATAACTGCGGATTCTTTGGGAGTCCGGCGACTCGAGATCTTTGTTCGAAGTGCTACCGAGATCTGCAGATGAAGGAACAACAATCCTCCTCCGCCAAGCTCGCGCTAAACCAAACCCTAACATCCGCCGTTTCGTCATCCTCGTTCTCGGATGCCGCTTTGTTAGATCTGAAACCGGCTTCAACAGAAGCGAACCAGCCACTGGTGGAGGTGGCAGAGAAGGCGCAGACGAGAGCGGAAGTGGCGCCGGAACCCGCACAGCAGCAGCCGAGCCGGTGTATGACGTGCAGGCGGCGCGTGGGATTGACAGGGTTTAAGTGCAGGTGCGGGATGGTGTACTGTGGGACTCACCGGTACCCGGAGCAACACGGGTGTGAATTTGACTTCAAGCAGATGGGGAAGGATCAGATCGCAAAAGCGAATCCGGTGGTGAAAGGAGAGAAACTGCAGAAGATCTGA